One Yoonia sp. BS5-3 genomic window carries:
- a CDS encoding DUF1476 domain-containing protein has product MNSFDDRENAFEAKFAHDADMQFKAEARRNKLLGLWAAELLGKSGADADEYAKEVIKSDFEEAGDEDVYRKVSGDLGAKSDETTIRAKMAELMAEAKAQLLSEI; this is encoded by the coding sequence ATGAACAGTTTTGATGATCGCGAAAATGCCTTTGAAGCAAAATTCGCCCATGATGCCGATATGCAATTCAAAGCAGAGGCACGGCGCAACAAGCTGCTGGGCCTTTGGGCGGCAGAATTGCTGGGCAAATCCGGTGCCGATGCGGATGAATACGCGAAAGAGGTGATCAAGTCCGATTTCGAAGAAGCGGGCGATGAAGATGTTTATCGTAAAGTCTCGGGCGATCTGGGTGCCAAATCCGATGAGACCACAATCCGCGCCAAAATGGCTGAACTGATGGCAGAGGCCAAGGCGCAATTGCTCAGCGAAATCTGA